A region of Paractinoplanes abujensis DNA encodes the following proteins:
- the dapF gene encoding diaminopimelate epimerase, with protein MQFTKGHGTGNDFVIIEDADGALDLTAEQVAALCHRRFGIGADGVLRVVRAAKDAAGAAMAADAEWFMDYRNSDGSIAEMCGNGVRVFTRYLVTHSLVSNIADIPVATRAGVVRAVVEGDQIRVHMRSPSLYAAGTATTGPLTFPGVAVDCGNPHLVCNLHDGLALDSLDLHLAPGFDKALFPSGVNVEFVVPAEPLDETDLHVAMRVYERGSGETLSCGSGALAVGAVALRDAGLATGTVTVDLPGGRLTVTHDSADRWWLAGPAVLVATGELI; from the coding sequence GTGCAATTTACGAAGGGTCACGGCACCGGCAACGACTTTGTGATCATCGAGGACGCCGACGGCGCTCTCGACCTCACGGCTGAGCAGGTGGCCGCGCTGTGCCACCGGCGGTTCGGCATCGGGGCCGACGGTGTGCTGCGGGTGGTGCGCGCGGCCAAGGATGCGGCCGGCGCTGCGATGGCCGCCGACGCCGAGTGGTTCATGGACTACCGCAACAGCGACGGCTCGATCGCCGAGATGTGCGGGAACGGGGTCCGCGTCTTCACGCGCTACCTGGTGACGCATTCTCTCGTATCGAACATTGCCGATATTCCGGTTGCGACGCGCGCCGGGGTGGTGCGCGCGGTGGTCGAGGGCGACCAGATCCGGGTGCATATGAGAAGCCCTTCCCTGTACGCGGCGGGCACCGCGACGACCGGTCCGCTGACGTTCCCGGGCGTGGCCGTCGACTGCGGCAACCCGCACCTGGTCTGCAATCTGCACGACGGCCTGGCCCTCGACTCGCTCGACCTGCACCTGGCCCCCGGCTTCGACAAGGCGCTGTTCCCGTCCGGGGTCAACGTCGAGTTCGTCGTCCCCGCCGAGCCCCTCGACGAGACCGACCTGCACGTCGCGATGCGCGTCTACGAGCGCGGCTCGGGTGAGACGCTCTCCTGCGGCTCGGGTGCGCTGGCCGTGGGCGCGGTCGCCCTGCGTGACGCCGGTCTGGCTACGGGCACGGTCACGGTCGACCTGCCCGGCGGCCGCCTGACGGTGACGCACGACAGCGCGGACCGCTGGTGGCTGGCGGGCCCGGCGGTGCTGGTGGCCACGGGTGAGCTGATCTGA
- a CDS encoding glycerophosphodiester phosphodiesterase produces MHNVAHRGYSAVAPENTLPAFAAAVHGGATLVEFDVRTTADDVPVVIHDRTLDRTTSGSGHVWDLSYEDVSALDAGSWFSPAYAGVRVPTLAAVLDLLAGTDLLLEIKPPATPPQVKTILELVGAAGARDRTIVQSFDPEIVRLVREADPAVRRGLLRLRFEADTLDLADELDVVCVNPSTADVLGDPETVAALTARGIDVMPWTANEMSEWDALGRAGIAGLITDRVAELTGWIAAR; encoded by the coding sequence ATGCACAACGTGGCGCATCGGGGTTACTCCGCGGTCGCGCCCGAGAACACGCTGCCCGCCTTCGCCGCGGCCGTCCACGGCGGCGCCACGCTGGTCGAGTTCGACGTGCGCACCACGGCCGACGACGTTCCCGTGGTCATCCACGACCGCACACTCGACCGCACGACCTCGGGCTCGGGGCACGTCTGGGATCTTTCGTACGAGGACGTGTCCGCGCTCGACGCCGGTTCGTGGTTCTCGCCCGCGTACGCCGGGGTGCGCGTCCCCACGCTGGCCGCGGTGCTGGACCTGCTGGCCGGGACCGACCTGCTCCTGGAGATCAAGCCGCCCGCCACGCCGCCCCAGGTCAAAACGATCCTGGAGCTGGTCGGGGCGGCCGGCGCGCGGGACCGCACGATCGTGCAGAGCTTCGACCCCGAGATCGTCCGGCTGGTCCGCGAGGCCGACCCCGCGGTGCGCCGCGGCCTGCTACGGCTGCGCTTCGAGGCGGACACGCTCGACCTGGCCGACGAGCTGGACGTGGTGTGCGTCAACCCGTCGACGGCCGACGTGCTGGGCGACCCGGAAACGGTGGCCGCGCTGACCGCCCGCGGCATCGACGTGATGCCGTGGACGGCCAACGAGATGAGCGAGTGGGACGCGCTGGGCCGGGCCGGCATCGCCGGGCTGATCACCGACCGCGTGGCCGAACTGACCGGTTGGATCGCGGCCCGCTAG
- the miaA gene encoding tRNA (adenosine(37)-N6)-dimethylallyltransferase MiaA gives MSYRCSVPFAGAPGVITVVGPTAAGKSALSIALAHELGGEVVNADSMQLYRGMDIGTAKLTMAERAGVAHHLLDIWDVTFPAAVAEYQGLARAAIDDILARGRVPLLVGGSGLYVRAVLEEFEFPGTDPGIRARLEAELASVGPAALHDQLRTSDPVAAEQILPSNGRRIVRALEVIELTGRPFTAALPAPTPHYPSVQIGVDRPTDVLDERIALRVDLMWAAGLLDEVRALLPRGLRDGRTASRALGYQQALAQVDGTATEEAAKADTVRGTRRFVRRQRSWFRRDPSITWLDGGSPTLLADALALTE, from the coding sequence TTGTCCTACCGTTGCTCCGTGCCGTTCGCAGGAGCTCCCGGAGTGATCACCGTCGTCGGGCCGACGGCGGCGGGCAAGTCCGCTCTCAGCATCGCTCTCGCGCACGAACTGGGCGGCGAAGTGGTCAACGCCGACTCGATGCAGCTTTACCGCGGCATGGACATCGGCACCGCGAAACTCACCATGGCCGAGCGTGCGGGCGTTGCGCACCATCTGCTGGACATCTGGGACGTGACGTTTCCGGCGGCCGTCGCCGAATATCAGGGCCTGGCCCGCGCGGCGATCGACGACATTCTGGCCCGGGGGCGGGTGCCGCTGCTGGTGGGCGGGTCCGGGCTCTACGTGCGGGCGGTTCTGGAGGAGTTCGAGTTCCCCGGCACCGACCCCGGGATCCGGGCCCGGCTCGAGGCTGAGCTGGCCTCCGTCGGTCCTGCTGCGCTGCACGATCAGCTGCGGACGAGCGATCCGGTGGCGGCGGAGCAGATCCTTCCCTCGAACGGGCGACGCATCGTGCGCGCGCTGGAGGTCATCGAACTGACCGGCCGGCCGTTCACCGCGGCCCTGCCCGCGCCGACGCCGCATTACCCGTCGGTGCAGATCGGGGTCGACCGGCCCACCGACGTGCTCGACGAGCGAATCGCGTTGCGGGTCGACTTGATGTGGGCGGCCGGGCTGCTCGACGAGGTGCGTGCGCTGCTTCCCCGGGGGCTGCGCGACGGCCGTACGGCGTCCCGGGCGCTCGGCTATCAGCAGGCGCTCGCGCAGGTCGACGGCACTGCCACGGAAGAAGCGGCCAAGGCGGACACCGTACGGGGGACTCGCCGGTTCGTCCGGCGGCAGCGCTCGTGGTTCCGGCGCGACCCGTCGATCACGTGGCTCGACGGGGGCTCGCCGACGCTGTTGGCGGACGCCCTGGCGCTTACGGAATGA
- a CDS encoding LysR family transcriptional regulator produces the protein MLDVTRLRVLVALAKTGSVTAAAEALHYAQPSVSHHLARLEAETGSRLVQRVGRGVRLTEAGRLLADRAEEILGRLDAAEEELAAHSGLRAGRVRLAAFPSALGTFVPAAAAAFDAEHPGVDLRFREAEPPEAIALLRRGEVDVAVIFTHDAGPDVAGLRTEELFADETYLVRPAGWTGDRLADHRERRWIGGCERCRDELLRACAAEGFTPDIRFTTDDYVAAQQLVARNLGVTTLPALALAAHRNDLVRVVPLPGLRRRVLVAVAGEAPDPPATTALLERIRASSPRPPAAGPEPRATADPARHP, from the coding sequence ATGCTGGATGTCACCCGCCTGCGCGTGCTGGTCGCGCTCGCGAAAACCGGGTCGGTCACCGCGGCCGCCGAGGCGCTGCACTACGCCCAGCCTTCGGTGAGCCACCATCTCGCGCGGCTCGAGGCCGAGACCGGCAGCCGGTTGGTGCAGCGGGTGGGTCGCGGGGTCCGCCTGACCGAGGCGGGCCGTCTGCTGGCCGACCGGGCCGAGGAGATCCTGGGGCGGCTCGACGCGGCCGAGGAGGAGCTGGCGGCGCACTCGGGGCTGCGGGCGGGCCGGGTACGGCTGGCGGCCTTCCCCTCCGCCCTGGGCACCTTCGTGCCCGCGGCGGCGGCCGCTTTCGACGCCGAACACCCCGGCGTCGACCTGCGCTTCCGCGAGGCCGAGCCGCCCGAGGCGATCGCTCTGCTGCGGCGCGGCGAGGTCGACGTGGCGGTGATCTTCACGCACGACGCCGGGCCCGACGTGGCCGGTCTGCGCACCGAGGAGCTCTTCGCCGACGAGACCTACCTCGTGCGGCCCGCGGGCTGGACCGGTGACCGGCTGGCCGACCACCGCGAGCGGCGCTGGATCGGCGGGTGCGAGCGCTGCCGCGACGAGCTGCTGCGGGCGTGCGCGGCCGAGGGGTTCACCCCGGACATCCGGTTCACCACCGACGACTACGTGGCGGCGCAGCAGCTGGTCGCGCGCAACCTCGGGGTCACGACGCTGCCCGCGCTCGCGCTGGCGGCGCACCGCAACGACCTCGTACGGGTGGTGCCGTTGCCCGGTCTGCGCCGGCGGGTGCTCGTCGCGGTGGCCGGCGAGGCGCCCGACCCGCCCGCGACGACGGCGCTGCTGGAACGGATCAGAGCGAGCAGCCCTCGGCCGCCGGCAGCGGGGCCGGAACCCCGAGCGACGGCAGACCCAGCGAGACACCCTTGA
- a CDS encoding threonine ammonia-lyase encodes MSFSYADVRAAVPTISRHLPPTPMWSYPVLNAAVGATVHVKHENAQPVGAFKARGALNLLASTPGRGAVTYSTGNHAQSMAWASHLFDTPCTVVMPEGANPAKVAAVQAWGATVILTGATLADAEAHAVDLADRTGHRLVSPGDTPELLAGVGTLYQEILTARPGLDAIVVPVGSGTGAAAAAVVAEAVAPRCEVIAVQSSASPAAHDSWRSGALCTRPNKTRVEGLATGRGYDLPQQIMRKHLADFVLVSDDSIAEAQRLLAAAAHTLAEGAGAAALAALLAFPDRFAGREVAVICSGGNASPTELATLSPDAQVADHVAKDRGPAEGGQQVA; translated from the coding sequence ATGTCCTTCTCGTACGCCGATGTCCGCGCCGCCGTCCCGACAATCAGCCGCCACCTGCCACCGACACCGATGTGGTCGTACCCGGTGCTGAACGCGGCGGTAGGCGCGACCGTGCACGTCAAGCACGAGAACGCGCAGCCCGTCGGCGCCTTCAAGGCCCGGGGCGCCCTCAACTTGCTGGCGTCCACACCCGGCCGCGGCGCGGTCACGTACTCGACCGGCAACCACGCCCAGTCGATGGCCTGGGCCAGTCACCTGTTCGACACCCCGTGCACGGTCGTCATGCCCGAGGGCGCCAACCCGGCCAAGGTCGCCGCCGTCCAGGCCTGGGGCGCCACGGTGATCCTGACCGGCGCCACCCTGGCCGACGCGGAGGCCCACGCCGTCGACCTCGCCGACCGCACCGGCCACCGCCTGGTCAGCCCCGGCGACACCCCCGAGCTGCTGGCCGGGGTGGGAACGCTGTACCAGGAGATCCTGACCGCCCGCCCGGGCCTGGACGCCATCGTCGTGCCCGTGGGCAGCGGCACGGGCGCGGCCGCCGCGGCCGTCGTCGCCGAGGCCGTCGCGCCGCGCTGCGAGGTGATCGCCGTGCAGTCGTCGGCCTCGCCGGCCGCGCACGACTCGTGGCGCTCGGGTGCCCTGTGCACCCGCCCCAACAAGACCCGGGTCGAGGGCCTGGCCACCGGCCGCGGCTACGACCTGCCCCAGCAGATCATGCGCAAGCACCTGGCCGACTTCGTGCTGGTCTCCGACGACAGCATCGCGGAGGCTCAGCGCCTGCTCGCCGCCGCGGCCCACACCCTGGCCGAAGGGGCGGGCGCCGCGGCTCTGGCCGCCCTGCTGGCATTCCCGGACCGCTTCGCCGGCCGCGAGGTAGCCGTCATCTGCTCCGGCGGCAACGCCTCCCCGACCGAACTGGCAACCCTCTCACCCGACGCTCAGGTTGCCGATCATGTCGCGAAGGATCGCGGCCCAGCTGAGGGTGGCCAGCAGGTCGCGTAG
- a CDS encoding NAD-dependent malic enzyme produces MVTTRLPSAGFSITIRIAVTADASSIGRLTTCVGEAGAIVTALDVVDSDPTRVLVDLTCDTADSSHADQVVKQLEEQDGVDVRKVSDRTFLLHLGGKIEVQSKVALRTRDELSRAYTPGVARVCMAIAENPADARRLTIKRNTVAVVSDGSAVLGLGNIGPAAAMPVMEGKAALFKRFGGVDAWPVVLDTQDTDEIVRIVKAIAPAYGGINLEDIAAPRCFEIEARLREQLDIPVFHDDQHGTAICVLAALTNALRVVGKRLEDVRVVVSGAGAAGTAIMKLLLRQGVGDIIAYDRKGALHRGMPDMSETWQWLADNTNRDNYSGDLPGAIVGADVFIGVSAPNLLTGDDIARMADKSIVFALANPDPEVDPRAARQHAAVVATGRSDQPNQINNVLAFPGVFRGMLDVSAEEFTEEMALAAARAIADVVGEDKLNPTVIIPSVFDPKVTPAVAAAIRAAVKGAAPHNTAALPETELDDAPEETF; encoded by the coding sequence GTGGTGACGACCCGCCTGCCGAGCGCAGGATTCTCGATCACGATCCGGATAGCAGTGACCGCGGACGCCTCGTCCATCGGTCGGCTCACCACCTGTGTCGGCGAGGCCGGCGCGATCGTGACGGCTCTCGACGTGGTCGATTCCGACCCCACTCGCGTGCTCGTCGACCTCACCTGCGACACCGCCGACTCCAGCCACGCCGACCAGGTCGTCAAGCAGCTCGAGGAACAGGACGGCGTCGACGTCCGCAAGGTTTCCGACCGCACGTTCCTGCTGCACCTGGGCGGCAAGATCGAGGTGCAGTCCAAGGTCGCGCTGCGCACCCGTGACGAGCTCTCCCGGGCGTACACGCCGGGGGTGGCCCGGGTCTGCATGGCGATCGCGGAGAATCCGGCCGACGCGCGCCGCCTGACCATCAAACGCAACACCGTGGCCGTGGTCAGCGACGGTTCGGCCGTGCTCGGGCTGGGCAACATCGGCCCGGCCGCGGCCATGCCGGTCATGGAGGGCAAGGCCGCGCTGTTCAAGCGGTTCGGCGGGGTGGACGCGTGGCCGGTCGTGCTCGACACGCAGGACACCGACGAGATTGTGCGCATCGTGAAAGCGATCGCCCCCGCTTACGGCGGCATCAACCTCGAGGACATCGCCGCGCCGCGCTGCTTCGAGATCGAGGCCCGGCTGCGCGAACAGCTGGACATCCCGGTCTTCCACGACGACCAGCACGGTACGGCCATCTGTGTGCTCGCGGCGCTGACCAACGCGCTGCGGGTGGTCGGCAAGCGGCTGGAGGACGTCCGGGTCGTGGTGTCGGGCGCGGGCGCGGCGGGCACGGCGATCATGAAGCTGCTGCTGCGCCAGGGTGTGGGCGACATCATCGCGTACGACCGGAAGGGCGCCCTGCACCGCGGGATGCCGGACATGTCGGAGACCTGGCAGTGGCTGGCCGACAACACCAACCGGGACAACTACTCGGGTGACCTGCCCGGCGCGATCGTGGGCGCCGACGTCTTCATCGGGGTGAGCGCACCCAACCTGCTCACCGGCGACGACATCGCGCGGATGGCCGACAAGTCGATCGTCTTCGCCCTGGCCAACCCCGACCCCGAGGTCGACCCGCGGGCTGCCCGGCAGCACGCCGCGGTCGTCGCCACCGGCCGGTCCGACCAGCCCAACCAGATCAACAACGTGCTGGCCTTCCCGGGTGTCTTCCGCGGCATGCTCGACGTCAGCGCCGAGGAGTTCACCGAGGAGATGGCGCTGGCCGCGGCCCGCGCGATCGCCGACGTGGTGGGCGAGGACAAGCTCAACCCCACGGTCATCATCCCGAGCGTCTTCGACCCCAAGGTCACGCCGGCCGTGGCCGCCGCCATCCGCGCCGCGGTCAAGGGCGCGGCCCCGCACAACACCGCGGCGCTGCCGGAGACCGAGCTCGACGACGCGCCGGAAGAGACCTTCTGA
- the miaB gene encoding tRNA (N6-isopentenyl adenosine(37)-C2)-methylthiotransferase MiaB, producing the protein MTTETVGATRTYDVRTYGCQMNVHDSERISGLMEDAGYVRAADPESADVVVFNTCAVRENADNRLYGNLGHLRPTKLKKPDMQIAVGGCLAQKDRGDIVKKAPWVDVVFGTHNIGSLPALLERARHNAEAEVEILESLEVFPSTLPTKRESTYAGWVSISVGCNNTCTFCIVPSLRGKEKDRRPGEILAEVEALTKEGVLEVTLLGQNVNSYGVEFGDRLAFGKLLRSTGQIEGLERVRFTSPHPKDFTDDVIAAMAETPNVCHSLHMPLQSGSDRVLKAMRRSYRQEKYLGIIDKVRAAMPDAAITTDIIVGFPGETDEDFEQTLEVVRRARFSSAFTFQYSKRPGTPAAIMEEQLPKAVVQERYERLIALLEEITWAENKRLVGEKVEVLVAVGEGRKDERTGRMSGRARDGRLVHFATGGLTPRPGDIVETVVTYAAPHHLNADGAPLSHRRTRAGDAFEAGRTPKLKGVSLGLPSLGVPAPLPAAEGCSL; encoded by the coding sequence ATGACTACAGAGACAGTGGGCGCCACGCGCACGTACGACGTGCGCACGTACGGCTGCCAGATGAACGTGCACGACAGCGAGCGCATCTCCGGTCTGATGGAGGACGCGGGCTACGTGCGCGCCGCCGATCCCGAGTCGGCCGACGTCGTGGTGTTCAACACCTGTGCCGTACGGGAGAACGCCGACAACCGCCTCTACGGCAACCTCGGCCATCTGCGGCCCACGAAGCTGAAGAAGCCGGACATGCAGATCGCGGTGGGCGGCTGCCTGGCCCAGAAGGACCGCGGCGACATCGTCAAGAAGGCGCCCTGGGTCGACGTCGTCTTCGGCACGCACAACATCGGCTCGCTGCCCGCCCTGCTCGAACGCGCCCGGCACAACGCCGAGGCCGAGGTCGAGATTCTCGAGTCGCTCGAGGTGTTCCCGTCGACGCTGCCCACCAAGCGCGAATCGACGTACGCGGGATGGGTCTCGATCTCCGTGGGGTGCAACAACACCTGCACGTTCTGCATCGTGCCGTCGCTGCGCGGCAAGGAGAAGGACCGCCGCCCCGGCGAGATCCTGGCCGAGGTCGAAGCCCTCACCAAGGAAGGCGTCCTCGAGGTCACGCTGCTCGGGCAGAACGTCAACTCGTACGGCGTGGAGTTCGGCGACCGGCTCGCGTTCGGCAAGCTGCTGCGCTCGACCGGCCAGATCGAGGGCCTGGAACGGGTGCGTTTCACCAGCCCCCACCCCAAGGACTTCACCGACGACGTGATCGCCGCGATGGCCGAGACGCCGAACGTCTGCCACTCGCTGCACATGCCGCTGCAGTCCGGCTCCGACCGCGTGCTCAAGGCCATGCGCCGCAGCTACCGGCAGGAGAAGTATCTCGGCATCATCGACAAGGTGCGGGCCGCGATGCCCGACGCCGCGATCACCACCGACATCATTGTCGGCTTCCCCGGCGAGACCGACGAAGACTTCGAGCAGACCCTCGAGGTGGTCCGGCGGGCCCGCTTCTCCAGCGCCTTCACGTTCCAGTATTCGAAGCGGCCCGGCACCCCCGCCGCGATCATGGAGGAGCAGCTGCCCAAGGCGGTCGTGCAGGAGCGCTACGAGCGGCTGATCGCGCTGCTCGAAGAGATCACCTGGGCCGAGAACAAGAGGCTCGTGGGCGAAAAGGTCGAGGTGCTCGTCGCCGTCGGCGAGGGGCGCAAGGACGAGCGCACGGGCCGGATGAGCGGCCGCGCCCGCGACGGCCGGCTGGTGCACTTCGCGACCGGCGGCCTCACCCCGCGCCCCGGCGACATCGTCGAGACCGTGGTGACGTACGCGGCGCCGCACCACCTCAACGCCGACGGCGCGCCGCTCAGCCACCGCCGCACCCGCGCGGGCGACGCCTTCGAGGCCGGCCGCACACCGAAGCTCAAGGGTGTCTCGCTGGGTCTGCCGTCGCTCGGGGTTCCGGCCCCGCTGCCGGCGGCCGAGGGCTGCTCGCTCTGA
- the hflX gene encoding GTPase HflX, whose amino-acid sequence MRNTYQAPVLELDEPDVTSGDLELEERHSLRRVAGLSTELTDITEVEYRQLRLERVVLVGVWTEGSVEDADNSLTELAALAETAGSQVLEGLIQRRSRPDTATFIGRGKVDELRDAVVATGADTVICDGELSPSQLRNLEQQVKVKVVDRTALILDIFAQHAKSKEGKAQVELAQLQYLLPRLRGWGESLSRQGGGAGGGSGGGGVGTRGPGETKLETDRRRINQRIAKLRREIKAMRTVRQTKRSRRASSGTPAVAIAGYTNAGKSSLLNRLTQAGVLVEDALFATLDPTTRRTSAEDGRVYTLSDTVGFVRHLPHQIVEAFRSTLEEVSFADLVVHVVDGAHPDPEGQVSAVREVLAEVSADAIPELLVINKMDAADEETVLRLKRAWPDAVFVSAKSGAGIAELHQAIADKLPRPAVDMRVLLPYDRGDLVARIHRSGQVLQTRHLEEGTEMRVLVDERLASELESFRN is encoded by the coding sequence TTGCGAAACACTTACCAGGCACCCGTACTAGAACTTGACGAGCCGGACGTGACGTCCGGCGACCTCGAGCTCGAGGAGCGGCACTCGCTGCGGCGGGTCGCTGGTCTCTCCACCGAGCTCACCGACATCACCGAGGTCGAGTATCGGCAGCTGAGGCTCGAGCGGGTCGTCCTGGTCGGGGTCTGGACCGAGGGCTCCGTCGAGGACGCCGACAACTCGCTCACCGAGTTGGCCGCGCTCGCCGAGACCGCCGGCTCCCAGGTGCTCGAGGGCCTGATCCAGCGTCGATCCCGGCCCGACACGGCCACCTTCATCGGCCGGGGCAAGGTCGACGAGCTGCGCGACGCGGTCGTCGCCACCGGGGCCGACACGGTCATCTGCGACGGCGAGCTCTCCCCGAGCCAGCTGCGCAATCTCGAGCAGCAGGTCAAGGTCAAGGTCGTCGACCGTACGGCGCTGATCCTCGACATCTTCGCCCAGCACGCGAAGAGCAAAGAGGGTAAGGCCCAGGTCGAGCTGGCCCAGCTGCAGTACCTGCTGCCGCGCCTGCGGGGCTGGGGTGAGTCGCTGTCCCGCCAGGGCGGTGGCGCCGGTGGTGGCTCGGGCGGTGGTGGCGTCGGGACGCGTGGTCCCGGTGAGACCAAGCTCGAGACCGATCGCCGCCGGATCAACCAGCGCATCGCGAAGCTGCGCCGGGAGATCAAGGCCATGCGCACCGTACGGCAGACCAAGCGCTCGCGCCGGGCCAGCAGCGGGACGCCCGCTGTGGCGATCGCCGGCTACACCAACGCCGGCAAGTCCAGTCTGCTCAACCGGCTGACTCAGGCCGGTGTGCTGGTGGAGGACGCGCTGTTCGCCACGCTCGACCCGACCACCCGGCGCACCTCGGCCGAGGACGGGCGCGTCTACACGCTCTCCGACACGGTCGGCTTCGTCCGCCACCTGCCGCACCAGATCGTGGAGGCGTTCCGCTCCACGCTTGAGGAAGTGTCGTTCGCCGACCTGGTCGTGCACGTCGTCGACGGCGCTCACCCCGACCCCGAGGGTCAGGTCAGCGCCGTGCGCGAGGTGCTGGCCGAGGTCAGCGCGGACGCGATCCCCGAGCTGCTGGTGATCAACAAGATGGACGCCGCGGACGAGGAGACGGTGCTGCGCCTCAAGCGGGCGTGGCCGGACGCGGTCTTCGTCTCGGCCAAGTCCGGCGCGGGCATCGCCGAACTGCACCAGGCGATCGCCGACAAGCTGCCGCGGCCCGCGGTCGACATGCGCGTTTTGCTGCCCTATGACCGGGGCGATCTGGTCGCCCGGATTCATCGATCCGGTCAGGTACTCCAGACCCGCCATTTGGAGGAAGGGACCGAGATGCGCGTGCTCGTCGACGAGCGGCTCGCCAGCGAATTGGAGTCGTTCCGCAACTGA
- a CDS encoding DUF349 domain-containing protein gives MNDWTAFGRVDADGTVYVKTAEGDRVVGSWQAGTPEEGLAHFARRFADLVTEVELVEARLKSGAADASHSLTSVKRLRQQLDEAHVVGDIEGLGNRLDRLTTLAEEKAGEARAARETARTEAVARKTALVEEAEKIAAESTGWKSAGDRLKEILDEWKTIRGVDKKTDGELWKRFATARDGFTRRRGAHFATLDGQRKQAQTAKEDLVTEAEGLADSTEWSATANRLKELMAEWKAAPRAAKEAEQRLWERFRAAQDAFFTRRSEVFSARDAEYKGNLDKKQAILAEVEALDVDADPRGAQNKLRDAQAAWHDAGRVPRESAASLDRRWRAAEERIRVAMDSAWRKTTPQDNPLLQQMREQVAEAEQRLERAKAAGDAKRVKEAEQALNSKKQFLALAEQAS, from the coding sequence ATGAACGACTGGACGGCCTTCGGGCGCGTGGATGCCGACGGCACCGTGTACGTGAAGACCGCTGAGGGCGACCGGGTGGTCGGCTCCTGGCAGGCGGGCACCCCCGAGGAAGGGCTGGCCCACTTCGCGCGGCGCTTCGCCGACCTCGTGACCGAGGTCGAGCTCGTCGAGGCCCGCCTCAAGTCCGGCGCCGCCGACGCCTCGCATTCGCTGACCAGCGTCAAGCGGCTGCGCCAGCAGCTCGACGAGGCGCACGTGGTGGGCGACATCGAGGGGCTCGGCAACCGGCTCGACCGCCTGACCACCCTGGCCGAGGAGAAGGCCGGCGAGGCCCGGGCCGCCCGCGAGACGGCCCGCACCGAGGCCGTGGCCCGCAAGACGGCCCTGGTGGAGGAGGCGGAAAAGATCGCCGCCGAGTCGACGGGCTGGAAGTCGGCCGGCGACCGCCTCAAGGAGATCCTCGACGAGTGGAAGACGATCCGCGGCGTCGACAAAAAGACCGACGGTGAGCTGTGGAAGCGGTTCGCCACGGCCCGCGACGGCTTCACCCGCCGCCGCGGCGCCCACTTCGCCACCCTCGACGGTCAGCGCAAGCAGGCCCAGACGGCCAAGGAAGACCTGGTCACCGAGGCTGAAGGCCTGGCCGACTCGACCGAGTGGTCGGCCACCGCCAACCGGCTCAAGGAGCTGATGGCCGAGTGGAAGGCCGCGCCGCGCGCCGCCAAGGAGGCCGAGCAGCGCCTCTGGGAACGCTTCCGGGCCGCGCAGGACGCCTTCTTCACCCGCCGCAGCGAGGTCTTCTCGGCCCGCGACGCCGAATACAAGGGCAACCTCGACAAGAAGCAGGCGATCCTGGCCGAGGTGGAGGCGCTCGACGTCGACGCCGACCCCCGCGGCGCGCAGAACAAGCTGCGCGACGCCCAGGCCGCGTGGCACGACGCCGGGCGGGTCCCGCGCGAGTCGGCCGCGTCGCTCGACCGTCGCTGGCGGGCCGCCGAGGAGCGCATCCGCGTGGCGATGGACTCGGCCTGGCGCAAGACCACCCCGCAGGACAACCCGCTGCTGCAGCAGATGCGCGAGCAGGTGGCCGAGGCCGAGCAGCGGCTCGAGCGCGCCAAGGCCGCCGGCGACGCCAAGCGGGTCAAGGAAGCCGAGCAGGCGCTCAACTCCAAGAAGCAGTTCCTGGCCCTGGCCGAGCAGGCTTCCTGA